The following are encoded together in the Pseudodesulfovibrio indicus genome:
- a CDS encoding TolC family protein, with translation MATLLMVAALPAAAADAVDAEQVPAPGSYLGDRAELSDLRSFLVQAAENNNELRAAFQKWQAALKNSARADVLPDPKFNFGYYTTPLETRGGPARYKYGLSQSLPFFGKLGYKEQMALRQADGVKAQLDSLKLSTFYQVKNVYYEYAYLARAIDITKENIELMKYLEKIATARYTTGSAKHADIIRPQVELGKLEDKLNSLIDLKHPLAAKLNALLDRPRGTGIEFPASIPIMFMTDSDEALFAELQEYNPKLAYWETVVKKEEAGKGLAERNYYPDFTFGVDVTEVDDARNPGVIGDGQNPVMTSMSFNIPIWLESRGAAVDESQAKIIAAKRSRVGLEQQLRADLELALYKYRDAGRKINLYRDTLVPKAEQSLGVTMEAFMTGAGTSLDLIDAEKTLLELQLAYYRALTDQAQKLAEIETLVGRELPCEFHGSLLKKEQ, from the coding sequence ATGGCAACGTTATTAATGGTGGCTGCTCTGCCTGCAGCCGCAGCCGATGCCGTTGATGCCGAACAAGTGCCCGCTCCCGGTAGCTATCTGGGCGACAGGGCCGAGCTGAGCGACCTCAGGTCATTTCTGGTGCAGGCTGCGGAAAATAACAATGAACTTCGTGCCGCTTTCCAGAAGTGGCAGGCAGCTCTCAAGAACTCTGCGAGAGCGGATGTCCTTCCTGATCCGAAGTTCAACTTCGGCTATTACACTACACCGCTTGAAACTCGTGGTGGCCCAGCCCGCTACAAGTACGGTCTGTCCCAATCTCTGCCGTTCTTTGGCAAGCTTGGGTACAAGGAGCAAATGGCACTGCGTCAGGCAGATGGGGTCAAGGCTCAACTGGATAGCTTGAAATTGTCGACCTTCTATCAAGTGAAGAATGTCTATTATGAATATGCCTACCTTGCCCGTGCCATCGACATCACCAAGGAAAACATCGAACTGATGAAGTACTTGGAGAAGATCGCCACTGCCCGTTACACCACAGGCTCTGCAAAGCATGCCGATATCATCAGACCACAGGTTGAGCTTGGAAAGCTTGAAGATAAGCTCAATTCCCTGATCGACTTGAAGCACCCTTTGGCAGCAAAGCTTAACGCACTGCTTGATCGCCCTCGTGGGACAGGGATTGAATTCCCGGCATCTATCCCCATAATGTTCATGACGGACTCCGACGAAGCTCTTTTTGCTGAATTGCAGGAATACAACCCCAAGTTGGCCTACTGGGAAACTGTGGTGAAGAAGGAAGAGGCTGGGAAGGGTCTGGCTGAAAGAAATTACTACCCAGATTTCACTTTTGGCGTTGATGTAACCGAAGTTGACGATGCCAGGAATCCTGGCGTCATTGGTGATGGGCAGAACCCGGTCATGACGTCCATGTCTTTCAATATACCCATATGGCTCGAGTCTCGCGGGGCTGCCGTGGATGAGAGTCAGGCAAAAATAATAGCTGCCAAGCGAAGCCGTGTCGGTCTTGAGCAGCAACTGAGGGCTGATTTGGAATTGGCTCTCTACAAGTACCGGGACGCTGGCAGGAAGATCAATTTGTACCGCGACACCCTCGTCCCCAAGGCGGAACAGTCTCTTGGCGTGACCATGGAAGCCTTCATGACCGGCGCAGGTACATCGCTTGATTTGATCGACGCGGAGAAAACGTTGCTGGAACTCCAACTCGCTTACTACCGCGCCCTGACTGATCAGGCCCAAAAGCTCGCTGAGATTGAAACGCTGGTCGGTCGGGAATTGCCCTGTGAATTCCACGGCTCGCTCTTGAAGAAGGAACAGTAA
- a CDS encoding PP2C family protein-serine/threonine phosphatase codes for MGIRYKLLILLLLISLAPLFVVGAGVQKDLTHLGEGLALRSSNTLIHKASNGLKRIVVDHARVLRREKQLLESNTLFLASKIEGVLYGHAHSMPGMKYIPPADQISEATKDYFSLRMGGWQDFKIDFNNVTTLGTDGRPTELPSSSTSAMLLPLLGQVKFEYPKLALWIEVRLPGGEKLVYPRREATMRMGMHMSRSAQKPSTPINELTWSLPETDQQTGRIVFRVTAPIRDVKGKLQGDVSIIIPVGSLLHKSKHVDMFSKNAISILVSPDVDPTTNESRLKVIAQENTQKSMHDYWLAPEKDAWITSPDAEQYSAMMQSMDASSLNVTGMPYGNMDALWAYAPVDQAGVFLLLIIPKTDIVKEAQSSKEFILNQVDNHNTKMGFIVLAVAIFVLGLAFFLSRLFTRNISELATTVRKVAKGDFSARAVLHGKDEIGQLGEAINQMIPELEERVNIKNSLEVAQEVQQSLLPIDAPTFLGADIAAVSKYCDETGGDYYGFIPRDTVDGKSLVVAVGDVSGHGIPAALMMASARAYLRSNVGGGGRLDAVTEHVNELICDDVDQSGRFMTLFLLELTETNTIRWIRAGHDPAMVYDPSKDSFTELAGEGLPLGVTKDARFELNEHHDLPPSVIIIIGTDGIWEMHSQNGEMFGKDRLKNLIRATRAESSDVIIQTLIKELDTFQGEAEQDDDITIAIIKTPTA; via the coding sequence ATGGGTATTCGATACAAACTACTAATTCTCTTACTCCTTATATCTCTTGCGCCACTATTTGTTGTTGGTGCCGGAGTACAGAAAGACTTAACCCATTTGGGTGAAGGACTAGCCTTACGTAGCTCGAACACATTAATACACAAAGCGAGCAATGGGCTTAAACGAATAGTTGTAGACCATGCGCGTGTGCTTCGTCGTGAGAAGCAACTTCTGGAATCAAACACACTTTTTCTCGCTTCAAAAATTGAAGGAGTGCTTTACGGACACGCGCACTCAATGCCCGGGATGAAATACATCCCACCAGCAGATCAAATTTCGGAAGCAACGAAAGATTATTTTTCCTTACGCATGGGGGGATGGCAGGATTTTAAAATTGATTTTAATAATGTTACAACATTGGGAACCGATGGGAGGCCTACAGAACTCCCCTCATCCTCAACGAGCGCTATGCTTCTCCCACTTCTGGGGCAGGTCAAATTTGAATATCCCAAACTGGCTCTCTGGATAGAAGTTCGACTCCCTGGCGGAGAAAAGCTTGTATATCCAAGACGCGAAGCCACAATGCGAATGGGTATGCACATGTCAAGAAGCGCCCAAAAGCCTTCAACCCCAATAAATGAACTTACATGGTCTTTGCCAGAAACAGACCAACAAACCGGTCGGATTGTATTCCGCGTCACTGCCCCAATAAGAGATGTCAAAGGCAAGCTCCAGGGCGACGTTTCTATTATTATTCCAGTCGGCTCCCTGCTCCACAAAAGCAAACACGTGGATATGTTTTCAAAAAATGCGATTTCAATACTCGTAAGTCCTGATGTTGACCCTACAACCAATGAAAGTCGATTGAAGGTTATTGCTCAAGAAAACACCCAGAAATCTATGCACGATTATTGGCTGGCTCCAGAAAAAGATGCATGGATCACATCTCCTGATGCGGAGCAGTATAGTGCCATGATGCAATCTATGGATGCATCATCCCTTAATGTTACTGGAATGCCCTATGGAAACATGGATGCACTTTGGGCATATGCGCCAGTCGATCAAGCCGGAGTCTTCTTGCTGTTGATTATTCCGAAAACCGACATCGTCAAGGAGGCTCAGTCATCCAAGGAATTCATTCTTAATCAAGTTGATAACCACAACACGAAAATGGGGTTCATCGTGTTGGCTGTTGCGATCTTCGTTTTGGGACTGGCTTTCTTCCTATCAAGATTATTTACCCGTAATATTTCAGAACTGGCCACTACTGTCCGAAAAGTTGCCAAAGGAGATTTTTCTGCTCGGGCAGTCCTTCATGGGAAAGATGAAATAGGCCAATTAGGCGAAGCTATCAATCAGATGATTCCTGAGCTCGAAGAGAGGGTCAATATAAAGAATTCCTTAGAAGTCGCGCAGGAAGTCCAGCAAAGTTTGCTCCCTATTGATGCACCAACTTTTTTGGGAGCAGATATAGCAGCAGTGAGTAAATACTGCGATGAAACCGGTGGAGATTATTACGGATTTATCCCCCGCGATACAGTTGACGGAAAAAGCCTTGTCGTGGCCGTAGGCGATGTCAGCGGCCATGGCATACCAGCCGCGTTGATGATGGCGTCAGCAAGAGCTTATCTTCGCTCCAATGTCGGCGGAGGTGGCCGTTTAGACGCAGTCACAGAACATGTGAATGAACTCATTTGTGATGATGTTGATCAATCTGGACGATTTATGACTCTCTTTTTGCTGGAATTGACCGAAACCAATACAATTCGTTGGATTCGAGCTGGTCATGATCCTGCTATGGTATACGACCCCTCAAAAGATAGCTTCACAGAACTAGCTGGTGAAGGTCTACCTCTCGGTGTTACTAAAGACGCAAGATTTGAACTAAACGAACACCATGATTTACCGCCGAGCGTCATTATTATCATTGGAACGGATGGAATATGGGAGATGCACTCGCAGAATGGTGAAATGTTTGGGAAAGATAGGCTTAAGAATTTAATACGAGCAACACGTGCCGAATCTTCAGATGTGATCATTCAGACCTTAATAAAAGAACTAGACACATTCCAAGGTGAAGCTGAGCAGGATGATGACATTACCATCGCGATCATAAAGACTCCCACCGCATGA